GGGCGTACGGCTTCAACGAACTCGAACCGCGCTACCCGAACGTCGGCACGGTCGGCGGCCGACACGAGCGCTCCCGACTGGAGGACGCCGCCCGGAACTCGCTCGTCGGACTGGGCTTCGAGGACATGCTCAACTTCCACATGACGAGCGAGGCGGAGATTCAGGACCGCATGGGCGTCGAGGCCGGGAACGACTACCTCGGCGGCGGCGACCCCGCCGAGATAACGGGGCCGTACAGCGAGGACTACACCGTCCTGCGGACGTGGGCGCTCCCCTCGCTGATGATGGTGCTGGAGAACAACACCCACCGGGCGTACCCGCAGGATTTGGCGGAAATCGGCCTCGTCGCCGAACGCGACGACTCGGTGAACACCCGCGTGAAGGAGCGACGGCACGTCGCGGGCGTCCTCGCGCGGCACGACGCGACGTTCGAGGACGCGAAATCTCGGCTCCAGACGCTCTGTCGGGACTTCGCCGTCGACCTGGAGACGCCGCCGGCGGAGCACCCCTCCTTCATCGACGGCCGGGCGGCGAGCGTCGTAATCGACGGCGAGAACGTCGGCGTCGTCGGGGAGATACATCCGAAAGTGCTGGTCGAACACGACCTCGAACTGCCCGTCGCGGCGTTCGAGTTCGACCTCGACGCACTGCGGTAAGCGCTCGGATTCGGTCCCTCTTCTCCTCTTTCTCCCCACAGTCTCGCAGTTCCCCCCCGTCTCCGCTCCTCTCTACCTTCCGGCGCGAGGGGAACATAACTCCGAAGAATCTCGAAGGGCGCAAAATTATCTACAATTATAACTCGATAAATTACCGGAATGTTTAGTACACCGTCGACTCGCAATTCTTCATGAACGATTCTGAAGAGCGGTTCGAGACGCTCGCGGTGACGCACGGCGAACGCGGACAGCGACCCGCCGAGGGCGTCGAGGACGTGGCCGTTCCCGTCCACCTCTCCTCGACGTACGCGGTGCCGGATATCGACCCGGACGCGTCGCTGGAGACCCTGGACCCGGACGCGGGCGAGTTCCTCTACTCGCGGCTGTCGAACCCGACGCGGAACGCCTTGGAACACCGCTTGGGAGCGCTCTGCGGGGCAGACCACGCCTTCGCGTTCGGGTCCGGAACCGCTGCCATCGTGACCGCCATCTCGGCCGCCGTCGAACCCGGCGACCACGTCGTCGCCTTCGACGACCTGTACGGCGGCACGAAGTCGATGCTCTCGCGGTACTTCGAGGACCGACTCGGCGTCGACGTGTCGCTGGTGGACGCGCGCGACACCGCGGAAGTCGCGGCGGCGATGCGTCCGGAGACGGCGCTCGTCTGGATGGAGTCGCCGACGAACCCGCTGCTTCGACTCTGCGACGTCGAGGCCGTCGCGGCCGTCGCGGACGACCACGGGGCACTGCTCGGCGTCGACAACACCTTCGTCGGGCCGTACTTCCAGCGACCGCTCGAACTCGGCGCCGACGTGGTCGTTCACTCGACGACGAAGTATCTCAACGGGCACTCCGACTCCGTCGGCGGCGCACTCGCGACGAACGACGCGGCGTTCGCCGAGGAGGTGACGTTCCTCCAACGCGTCGGCATGGGGAACGTGCTCGCGCCGTTCGACGCCTACCTGACCCTCCGCGGCCTGAAGACGCTCCCGCTCCGGATGGAGAAACACGCCTCGAACGCGCAGGCCGTCGCGGAGTTCCTCGCGGAGCACTCGGCGGTGTCCGCGGTCCACTACCCAGGTCTCGACTCCCACCCGCAACACGATCTCGCGGCGCGGCAGATGTCGGGCTACGGCGGCGTGCTCTCCGTCGAACTGGACGCGGACCTGAACGGTACGGCGCGGTTCGTCTCCGAACTCGACCACTTCCCGCTGGCGGTCAGCCTCGGCGGCGTCGAGTCGCTCGTCGAACACCCGGCGACGATGACGCACTCGCCGCTTTCGCAGTCCGAACGCGACTTCCTCGGCATCACCGACAGCCTCCTCCGAATCTCGGTCGGCGTCGAACACGAGACCGACCTGCTGTCGGACCTCGCGACCGGACTCGACGCGCTCTGACGGTCGCTCTCGTTTCACCGGAGCGGTGAGTCCTCGCGGCCGCGGATGCGCCTCGTGACGCGCCGCCTCGGGCGGCCCGTCCGCCCGGTATCGTCCCCGTCGGGGAGTCTCGCCGGTTCAATCGAGTGACTTAACACGGCTTACGGCGGTACTTCTGCACAAGGATGCCGAGCGGAGAATACGACCCCGAGACGGTCGAAGCGAAGTGGCAGGACAGGTGGGTTTCGGAGGACACGTACGCGTACGCCGACGCCGAGGGCGCCGACGCGGACGCCGTAGACCCCGACACCGCCTTCTCCATCGACTCGCCGCCGCCGACGGTCTCGGGCAGTCTGCACTGGGGCCACGCCTACGGCTTCACCCTGCAGGACTTCGTCGCTCGGTTCGAGCGCATGCGCGGGGAGAACGTCTTCTTCCCGTTCGGCTTCGACGACAACGGCATCGCCTCCGAGCGACTGACCGAGGAGGAACTCGACGTCCGCCACCAGGACTTCGACCGGCGGGAGTTCCAGCGGATGTGCCGGGAGGTCTGCGAGGGGTACGAGGCCGAGTTCACCGAGAAGATGCAGGGGCTCGGTATCTCCATCGACTGGGACCAGACCTACCAGACCATCTCGCCCGAGGTCCAGCGCACCTCCCAACTCTCGTTCATCGAACTGTACGACGAGGGTCGGGAGTACCGCCAGCGCGCCCCGGCCATCTGGTGTCCCGAGTGCGAGACGGCCATCTCGCAGGTCGAGACGGAGGACGACGAACAGGACAGCCACTTCCACGACATCGAGTTCGACGTGGTCGATTCGGACGAAACGTTCGTCATCTCCACCACTCGCCCGGAACTGCTGCCCGCCTGCGTCGCCGTGTTCGTCCACCCCGACGACGAGGAGAACGAGCATCTCGTCGGCGAGGAGGCGCGCATCCCCATCTTCGGACAGGAGGTGCCCGTCATCGAGGACGAACGCGTCGACCTCGAAACCGGGTCCGGCATCGTCATGTGCTGTACGTTCGGCGACCAGACCGACATCGAGTGGTATCAGGCGCACGACCTGAATCTCCGCATCGCCATCGAC
This is a stretch of genomic DNA from Halogeometricum sp. S3BR5-2. It encodes these proteins:
- a CDS encoding trans-sulfuration enzyme family protein is translated as MNDSEERFETLAVTHGERGQRPAEGVEDVAVPVHLSSTYAVPDIDPDASLETLDPDAGEFLYSRLSNPTRNALEHRLGALCGADHAFAFGSGTAAIVTAISAAVEPGDHVVAFDDLYGGTKSMLSRYFEDRLGVDVSLVDARDTAEVAAAMRPETALVWMESPTNPLLRLCDVEAVAAVADDHGALLGVDNTFVGPYFQRPLELGADVVVHSTTKYLNGHSDSVGGALATNDAAFAEEVTFLQRVGMGNVLAPFDAYLTLRGLKTLPLRMEKHASNAQAVAEFLAEHSAVSAVHYPGLDSHPQHDLAARQMSGYGGVLSVELDADLNGTARFVSELDHFPLAVSLGGVESLVEHPATMTHSPLSQSERDFLGITDSLLRISVGVEHETDLLSDLATGLDAL